A region from the Stygiolobus caldivivus genome encodes:
- the cas3 gene encoding CRISPR-associated helicase Cas3' produces the protein MGLCIDFRDSFCSHPDKYLRDHLKEVGESARENVKGAGRPDLSDLAYTAGLLHDIGKYTDEFQRHLRTGKKVPCSDHALVSSLIAYGEARSLRPGDDITSHVYPLLTMLAVLSHHTGLKGLTTVHDLLWNKEDELKYDGCLKTQIGELSDRWGFITSELGVPLHVKPSDDLLRQAEKSVFKVKGYVARKVEEKAYSWKWYFEGLLLFSSLIDADKHSASGTEYLRHGPLDPDPLIRYAEGLPKSGRAYPMREQLFNFAKGYSPSGPLTFLNAPTGSGKTISGTVIGLKHKARRLIYSLPFINIIEQTYNVLHSVYGEEVMRFHHLSYPEPKGHPVTGDEYRDMEKELLTAESWDSPLIVTTFEALVNTLLSSKNAYLKRLHNTANSFLLLDEVQAMGIEELYIVKEALEGAVGELNIKALFMTATNPFWQGVRPVNYTPNRYKVTFRDLDTVVRPEDVAAEVCGKKDVMVEFNTIDSAERGFRTLKECTDDVYFLSTRVAPKQRIERVEEIIRKKKRGEAVALVTTQLVEAGVDVDFREAVRDLGPIDSIIQAAGRVNREWTRDKGELTVVRVKRESANSTDFSLVYGKLTEEITLSALSGVRELEEKDVDRLLSKYYEEVRKKFKPESSKKRAEVLGNVTKLEFDKVELKLITEEPKYTVYVTLDEEAEAVYKQLKEVLKEKGFQRRAKVKALMAKAQGYVVKVWEKPDLGLDDELGWYVLERGDLGKFYDPDTGFKARKDEGALIW, from the coding sequence ATGGGGCTCTGTATAGATTTCCGTGACAGCTTCTGTTCCCACCCGGACAAGTATTTGAGGGACCACTTAAAGGAAGTAGGTGAATCGGCGAGGGAGAACGTGAAGGGAGCAGGTAGGCCCGACTTGTCAGACTTAGCCTATACCGCGGGCCTCCTCCACGACATAGGCAAGTACACCGACGAGTTCCAGCGACACCTCAGGACGGGTAAGAAAGTACCGTGTTCCGACCACGCCTTGGTCTCTTCCCTCATCGCCTACGGCGAAGCCCGTAGCCTCCGCCCCGGCGACGACATAACCTCCCACGTCTACCCGCTACTCACCATGCTCGCAGTCCTCTCTCACCACACCGGGCTGAAAGGGCTAACCACAGTCCACGACTTGTTATGGAATAAAGAAGACGAACTGAAATATGACGGTTGCCTGAAGACGCAGATAGGGGAGCTCAGCGACAGGTGGGGCTTTATCACGTCCGAGCTCGGGGTCCCCCTGCACGTGAAGCCTTCCGACGACCTCCTCCGCCAAGCTGAAAAGTCCGTGTTTAAGGTAAAGGGGTACGTGGCCAGAAAGGTGGAGGAAAAGGCTTATTCGTGGAAGTGGTACTTTGAGGGGCTGCTGTTGTTCTCCTCACTGATAGACGCCGACAAGCACAGTGCTTCCGGCACCGAGTACCTCAGGCACGGGCCCCTAGACCCCGACCCCCTCATACGCTACGCCGAGGGGTTACCCAAGTCAGGCAGGGCCTACCCGATGAGGGAACAGCTCTTCAATTTCGCTAAGGGGTATTCCCCTTCAGGTCCTCTTACGTTCCTGAACGCGCCCACGGGTAGCGGGAAGACCATCAGCGGTACGGTAATAGGGCTGAAGCACAAGGCTAGGAGGCTCATCTATTCCCTGCCCTTCATTAACATAATCGAACAGACCTATAACGTCCTCCACTCCGTGTACGGGGAGGAAGTGATGAGGTTCCATCACCTCTCCTACCCTGAGCCTAAGGGACACCCCGTCACCGGGGACGAGTACAGGGACATGGAGAAGGAACTGCTCACAGCGGAGAGCTGGGACTCCCCCCTCATCGTCACCACCTTTGAGGCACTGGTCAACACGCTGCTGTCTTCAAAGAACGCTTACCTAAAGAGGTTACACAACACCGCTAACTCCTTCCTCCTCCTCGACGAGGTACAGGCTATGGGGATAGAGGAGCTCTACATAGTAAAGGAGGCACTGGAAGGGGCTGTGGGGGAGCTGAACATCAAAGCCCTTTTCATGACCGCCACGAACCCGTTCTGGCAGGGGGTGAGGCCGGTGAACTACACGCCGAACCGCTACAAGGTGACCTTCAGGGACCTCGACACAGTCGTGAGGCCTGAAGACGTAGCAGCGGAAGTGTGCGGTAAAAAAGACGTGATGGTGGAGTTCAACACGATAGACTCCGCTGAGAGGGGGTTCAGGACGTTGAAGGAGTGCACCGACGACGTCTACTTCCTCTCTACGAGGGTAGCCCCGAAACAGAGGATAGAGAGGGTGGAAGAGATAATAAGGAAAAAGAAGAGGGGTGAGGCAGTAGCGTTAGTTACCACACAGCTGGTAGAAGCAGGTGTAGACGTGGACTTCAGGGAGGCAGTGAGGGACTTGGGCCCTATAGACTCCATAATACAAGCGGCGGGTAGGGTGAACAGGGAGTGGACGCGGGACAAAGGGGAGCTCACCGTGGTCAGGGTGAAGAGGGAAAGCGCTAACTCCACAGACTTCTCTTTAGTTTACGGTAAGCTTACGGAAGAGATAACCCTTTCAGCACTGTCGGGCGTAAGGGAACTGGAGGAAAAAGACGTAGACAGGCTGCTGTCGAAGTACTATGAGGAGGTGAGGAAGAAGTTTAAACCCGAGTCCAGTAAGAAGAGGGCGGAAGTACTGGGGAACGTGACTAAGCTGGAGTTCGACAAGGTAGAGCTAAAGCTGATAACGGAAGAGCCCAAGTACACGGTCTATGTGACCTTAGACGAAGAGGCGGAGGCGGTCTATAAGCAGTTGAAAGAGGTCTTGAAGGAAAAGGGTTTCCAGAGGAGGGCTAAGGTAAAGGCGTTAATGGCGAAAGCACAGGGGTATGTCGTAAAGGT
- the cas6 gene encoding CRISPR-associated endoribonuclease Cas6 yields MRLYIKARLIEGYIPVHYNYYLQSFFYKSFPGKVRKDIHDSGVRLGPRKFKMFTFSRVYGDFERRGDRLYYKDYVYFAFSSALSKLVKYVYERVNAEPQFNIGKAKLEVDKMAMREFDKELAKRGSFYTLSPVVVTKKTGDTSNYYFPHQLEYTYLLQMNAKRKVLALTGKALKTDIEVRFDNWKRAVVRYKGTRVEGARGKLKVRGPLTALKVVYEAGLGVKNSQGFGMLEYEGVSIRGVLGE; encoded by the coding sequence ATGAGGCTCTACATCAAGGCTAGGCTAATAGAGGGCTACATACCGGTACACTATAACTATTACTTACAGTCGTTTTTTTACAAGAGTTTCCCCGGTAAAGTGAGGAAGGACATACACGACTCGGGCGTGCGTTTAGGGCCCCGTAAGTTCAAGATGTTCACGTTCTCCAGGGTTTACGGGGACTTTGAAAGGAGGGGTGACAGGCTTTACTACAAAGACTACGTCTACTTCGCCTTTTCCTCAGCCCTCAGTAAGTTAGTAAAATACGTCTATGAGAGGGTGAACGCGGAGCCGCAGTTCAACATCGGGAAGGCTAAGTTAGAAGTAGACAAAATGGCGATGAGGGAATTCGACAAGGAGTTGGCAAAGAGGGGGTCTTTCTATACCCTCTCGCCAGTGGTAGTGACGAAGAAGACCGGGGACACGAGTAACTACTATTTCCCCCACCAGCTCGAGTACACCTACCTCTTACAGATGAACGCTAAGAGGAAGGTGTTGGCGTTGACGGGTAAGGCCCTGAAGACGGACATAGAAGTGAGGTTCGACAACTGGAAGAGGGCGGTGGTGAGGTATAAGGGCACGAGGGTCGAGGGGGCAAGGGGGAAGTTAAAGGTGAGGGGGCCGCTCACCGCCCTGAAAGTGGTCTACGAAGCGGGGCTGGGGGTAAAGAACAGCCAAGGGTTCGGTATGTTGGAGTACGAGGGGGTAAGCATAAGGGGGGTATTAGGGGAATGA
- the cas5 gene encoding CRISPR-associated protein Cas5 yields MKVLSVRIYGKMAHFRKVFSNSSSLSYYFPPRTTIMGMVAAALGMERDSYYDELDKLDYAVEALTPLKKLVFGENFLDTDQMTTEKLRGKGNRVPITREFIVASDGGFLGYNIYVTYSKEVEEAFRRPKFPLSFGQSEMLAWVDGEEVLECEEKEEFDDEEVYGAVPVKSFTVKPEAVHTLEYGMPRRYEERRISGILHDYVFPTEPKAMVVRGRGKGIRCDIGGKSKELVFL; encoded by the coding sequence GTGAAGGTATTATCGGTGAGGATATACGGTAAGATGGCGCACTTTAGGAAGGTGTTCTCTAACTCCAGCTCACTTTCTTACTATTTCCCACCTAGGACTACCATAATGGGTATGGTAGCAGCTGCCTTAGGGATGGAGAGGGACTCGTATTACGACGAACTGGACAAACTGGACTACGCGGTAGAAGCACTGACCCCGCTGAAAAAGCTGGTCTTCGGCGAAAACTTCCTGGACACGGACCAAATGACTACTGAAAAGTTGAGGGGGAAGGGGAACAGGGTGCCCATCACAAGGGAGTTCATAGTGGCATCAGACGGGGGTTTCTTGGGGTATAACATATACGTGACCTACAGTAAGGAAGTGGAAGAGGCGTTCAGGAGGCCAAAGTTCCCGCTCTCTTTCGGACAAAGCGAGATGTTAGCTTGGGTGGACGGGGAAGAAGTGCTGGAGTGCGAGGAAAAGGAGGAGTTCGACGACGAAGAGGTCTACGGGGCGGTACCGGTTAAGTCCTTTACGGTAAAGCCTGAGGCGGTACACACGCTGGAGTACGGGATGCCGAGGAGGTACGAGGAGAGGCGTATATCCGGTATTTTGCACGACTACGTTTTCCCCACGGAACCGAAAGCGATGGTAGTGAGGGGACGCGGTAAAGGGATAAGGTGTGACATAGGAGGGAAGAGTAAGGAACTGGTCTTTTTGTGA
- the cas7b gene encoding type I-B CRISPR-associated protein Cas7/Csh2, whose protein sequence is MSKAGVSPTTNSEYLILYQVKNANPNGDPDDENRPRIDPKTKTNYVTDVRLKRFFRDYVVMKYGEDYVWVSTQEGKNVDATERFEHFGNDPDKVLDKCIDARLFGATIAKKGGSKGKGESSKGKGDSYAFTGPLQFTWGYSLHKVDLMDTRSITSILSGRESGSLNIGKDYRVYYSLIAFYGAFSWRRGKETKVTDKDLKVFDNFLWEAILHQSITRSKIGHTPLLYLRLEHKDPDTLIGDLRRFVTVKVKGENVRDISDLEVSVKGLVEKLNGKGTVYLRCNNDVIDNVCKELQGLNPVPLPHKGVTFP, encoded by the coding sequence ATGTCTAAGGCAGGAGTTTCACCAACCACAAACTCCGAATATTTAATCCTCTACCAAGTAAAGAACGCGAACCCTAACGGTGACCCGGACGACGAGAACAGGCCTAGGATAGACCCCAAGACCAAGACCAACTACGTCACCGACGTGAGGTTGAAGAGGTTCTTCAGGGACTACGTGGTAATGAAGTACGGTGAAGACTACGTGTGGGTGAGCACTCAGGAGGGGAAGAACGTAGACGCCACAGAGAGGTTTGAACACTTCGGTAACGACCCCGATAAAGTATTAGACAAGTGTATAGACGCGAGGCTGTTCGGTGCGACGATAGCAAAGAAAGGGGGGTCTAAGGGGAAGGGGGAGTCCTCAAAGGGCAAAGGCGACTCTTACGCTTTCACCGGCCCCCTGCAGTTCACGTGGGGGTACTCCCTACACAAAGTGGACTTAATGGACACTAGGTCTATCACGTCCATACTCTCAGGTAGGGAGTCCGGGTCGTTGAACATAGGCAAGGACTACAGGGTGTACTACTCGCTAATAGCCTTTTACGGTGCCTTTAGCTGGAGGAGGGGAAAGGAGACTAAGGTGACCGACAAGGACCTGAAGGTCTTCGACAACTTCTTATGGGAGGCTATACTGCACCAGAGTATTACTAGGAGTAAAATAGGGCATACGCCCCTGCTTTACCTGAGGCTGGAACATAAAGACCCCGACACACTAATAGGCGACCTGAGGAGGTTCGTGACAGTAAAGGTCAAGGGGGAAAACGTGAGGGACATAAGCGACTTAGAGGTCAGCGTAAAAGGGCTGGTGGAGAAGTTAAACGGCAAGGGGACCGTATACCTCAGGTGTAATAACGACGTCATCGATAACGTGTGCAAAGAGCTCCAAGGGCTAAACCCCGTACCCCTCCCACACAAAGGAGTGACGTTCCCTTAA
- a CDS encoding TM1802 family CRISPR-associated protein, with translation MFKSLLRIGEITGSGSSTKLPIVKVRTKGEGLLCFVVFDNAEKKVYVEKEKLGEDDEEKYAFIDDAKGQKPQDRLTTKHLEYILGFKEGGEKVKGNKFALEVVRDKLKGGKTRQLLDEVLSWYPSEAEVDIKDDDWECTLYTVRVKTKDGKAIDLATLDDYRRSLTDYGETVKGKCQFCGSDQVLADPAYPGGKMLKVFITDKKGFLSQFGDVVQSHTICPSCKYKLEMGLNYVESKLTTNIGKLNVSIVPDLPPDADAGKLSVIEVSREGYILKGLEQLVRGERDAEEVLQEMVADVRLDLVFGESQQNKFKLWRVIPEVGVPRLVRVVKLMNSAKSKVDVTPDGGKLGLGDVSFNTLYGVLPVRDVGGKVDPKVFLEFLEAILLGNPVDKNYVYSSFLSVIRCKRYDTCTNSLTSFTLEDLVLYQEIFIYVMKELGIMEANTSQAPDQVVKDVSSYADSLGLKGGLKGLFLLGVLTAHVGRAQYNKGDQKKAILDKIDFEGMDYDDVVAYANRLMESLRDYKLLNSYTELLYSEALSLIKSNRGDLSDTQSNVFHILLGYSYQTKVFILSKAQKEEE, from the coding sequence ATGTTTAAGTCACTATTGCGAATAGGGGAAATAACGGGCTCTGGAAGTTCTACCAAGTTGCCCATTGTAAAAGTAAGGACAAAAGGGGAGGGGCTCCTCTGCTTCGTAGTGTTCGACAACGCGGAGAAGAAGGTGTACGTAGAAAAAGAAAAACTAGGGGAAGACGACGAGGAGAAGTACGCCTTTATCGACGACGCTAAAGGGCAGAAACCCCAAGACAGGCTGACGACAAAGCACTTAGAGTACATTTTAGGTTTCAAGGAGGGCGGTGAAAAGGTAAAGGGCAACAAGTTCGCCCTCGAGGTGGTCAGGGACAAGCTTAAGGGCGGTAAGACACGCCAACTCCTGGACGAGGTGCTGAGTTGGTACCCTTCAGAAGCGGAAGTAGACATAAAAGACGACGACTGGGAGTGCACACTGTACACGGTTAGGGTAAAGACAAAAGACGGTAAGGCAATAGACTTGGCTACGCTCGACGACTACAGGAGGTCGTTGACGGATTACGGCGAGACTGTAAAGGGTAAGTGCCAGTTCTGCGGCTCAGACCAAGTCTTAGCAGACCCCGCCTACCCCGGGGGTAAGATGTTGAAGGTCTTCATAACAGACAAGAAGGGGTTCCTCTCTCAGTTCGGTGACGTGGTCCAGTCGCACACTATATGCCCCTCTTGTAAGTACAAGCTCGAAATGGGGCTCAACTACGTAGAGTCTAAGTTGACCACCAACATAGGTAAGCTTAACGTGTCCATAGTGCCCGACTTACCGCCAGACGCAGACGCGGGCAAGCTTAGCGTAATCGAAGTGAGTAGGGAGGGTTATATCCTGAAGGGGCTGGAGCAGTTGGTGAGGGGTGAGAGGGACGCCGAGGAGGTCCTACAAGAAATGGTGGCGGACGTCAGGCTCGACCTCGTCTTCGGGGAGTCCCAACAGAACAAGTTCAAGCTCTGGAGGGTCATCCCTGAAGTGGGGGTACCGCGTTTAGTCCGAGTGGTTAAACTGATGAACAGTGCTAAGTCTAAGGTCGACGTCACGCCCGACGGGGGGAAACTCGGGCTGGGCGACGTGTCGTTTAATACGCTATACGGAGTCCTGCCCGTAAGGGACGTAGGGGGCAAGGTAGACCCTAAGGTCTTCTTGGAGTTCCTCGAAGCCATACTACTTGGCAACCCCGTGGACAAAAACTACGTTTACAGCTCCTTCTTATCGGTAATAAGGTGTAAACGTTACGACACTTGTACTAACAGCTTGACGTCCTTCACCTTGGAAGACTTAGTACTATACCAAGAAATATTTATATATGTTATGAAGGAATTGGGAATTATGGAGGCAAATACTAGTCAGGCCCCCGACCAAGTGGTAAAAGACGTGAGCAGTTACGCCGACAGCCTGGGGCTGAAAGGGGGGCTAAAAGGGCTCTTCCTATTAGGGGTGTTAACGGCACACGTAGGGAGGGCGCAGTACAACAAGGGAGACCAAAAGAAAGCCATACTGGACAAGATAGATTTTGAGGGGATGGACTACGACGACGTGGTAGCGTACGCGAACAGGCTTATGGAGTCGCTGAGGGACTACAAGTTACTGAACTCCTACACCGAACTACTCTACAGCGAGGCGTTAAGCCTTATTAAGTCCAACAGGGGAGACCTCTCAGACACCCAGTCTAACGTCTTCCACATCCTCTTAGGCTATTCGTACCAGACTAAGGTGTTCATACTGTCTAAAGCACAGAAGGAAGAGGAATAA
- a CDS encoding CRISPR-associated protein Cas4 — MSRQIVPYQDDRRLEYGRAVHKVHSDETFLIMEGMRVDSYNTETGVVVEVKCSSKHLESARAQLRYYLYRLKEVGVKAVGVVRVPDEGVEERLEEVDEGKVLEDIKRVKAIVALERPPEKVRVKYCKRCAYREFCWPV; from the coding sequence ATGAGCAGGCAGATCGTACCATACCAAGACGACAGGAGGCTGGAATACGGCAGGGCGGTACATAAGGTCCACTCCGATGAGACTTTCCTGATAATGGAGGGGATGAGGGTGGACAGCTATAACACTGAGACCGGGGTAGTGGTGGAGGTGAAGTGTTCCAGTAAGCACTTGGAGTCTGCTAGGGCACAGTTGCGGTATTACCTCTACAGGCTGAAGGAAGTGGGGGTGAAAGCAGTAGGCGTCGTCAGGGTGCCCGACGAGGGGGTGGAGGAGAGGTTAGAGGAGGTGGACGAAGGGAAGGTGTTGGAGGACATCAAGAGGGTGAAAGCTATCGTCGCGTTGGAGAGGCCTCCCGAAAAGGTGAGGGTAAAGTACTGTAAGAGGTGTGCCTACAGGGAGTTCTGCTGGCCCGTTTAG
- the cas1b gene encoding type I-B CRISPR-associated endonuclease Cas1b: MPKRLFLTTPGALKRKNNTIALVTKEGTKYAPINDVKAIYVFSEVRLNRRFLDFMAKNGIVVHFFSKRRRYVGSFIPKQPHMSGLVLVKQVEAYLDPGKRLHLAKRFVEGSIRNMSLVLRENKVDNSALKSSLERLEGAKSVEEAMGVEGSAREEYYRGLDVILKGGLGKRSKRPPENWVNSLISLGNMMLYTEVLGAIYQTQLDPRVGYLHTTNMRKFSLNLDIADVFKPIIVDRLVIAMINRKEVSEGDFEVKGLKLKDEGLRKFVKKFDEKMESKVKVGKRKARYSTLLRMEAYKVEKYVLGDEDYKPFVGR, from the coding sequence TTGCCTAAGAGGCTTTTCCTGACCACCCCGGGGGCGTTGAAGAGGAAGAACAACACTATAGCGTTGGTGACGAAGGAGGGCACTAAATACGCGCCTATAAACGACGTCAAAGCAATATACGTCTTCTCTGAGGTGAGGCTTAACAGGAGGTTCCTGGACTTCATGGCCAAGAACGGTATAGTGGTGCACTTTTTCTCGAAGAGGAGGAGGTACGTGGGGTCGTTTATACCGAAACAGCCCCACATGTCCGGCCTCGTACTGGTGAAGCAAGTAGAGGCTTACTTAGACCCCGGGAAGAGGTTGCACTTGGCAAAGAGGTTCGTGGAAGGGTCTATTAGGAACATGTCGTTAGTCTTGAGGGAGAACAAGGTGGACAACTCTGCCCTGAAGTCGTCACTGGAGAGGTTGGAGGGTGCAAAAAGCGTAGAGGAAGCGATGGGGGTAGAGGGGAGTGCCAGGGAGGAGTACTATAGGGGACTGGACGTCATACTAAAGGGGGGACTGGGGAAGAGGAGTAAGAGGCCCCCGGAGAACTGGGTGAACTCCCTCATTAGCCTGGGCAACATGATGTTGTATACTGAGGTCTTGGGGGCTATATACCAGACCCAACTGGACCCGAGGGTGGGTTACCTCCACACTACTAACATGAGGAAGTTCTCCCTTAATTTGGACATAGCCGACGTCTTTAAGCCCATAATAGTGGACAGGCTGGTGATAGCGATGATAAACAGGAAGGAAGTGAGTGAGGGGGACTTTGAGGTGAAGGGGCTGAAGCTGAAGGACGAGGGGCTGAGGAAGTTCGTTAAGAAGTTCGACGAAAAGATGGAGAGTAAGGTGAAGGTGGGGAAGAGGAAAGCGAGGTACTCCACACTCCTCAGGATGGAGGCGTATAAGGTGGAGAAGTACGTGTTAGGTGACGAGGACTATAAGCCCTTTGTAGGCAGGTGA
- a CDS encoding vWA domain-containing protein, whose protein sequence is MTISSRIDFSHKYSYKERTRGVFRIMLVPERMATATGFHYIVLVDNSGPMRGEKLETAKSGAIELLKRIPEGNKATLIVFSSYVEVLDEYKDPGSLIDTVSSTGTGGLTSMYSALIEAIRIAMRYGPPGYIVLLTDGIPTDVPFKEPYEDLELPPGFKVIAFGIGQAYNEGLLKALADRSGGVLNHISDFTEVGNALPQAAVTQVGAKDVRT, encoded by the coding sequence ATGACGATCTCGAGTAGGATAGACTTTAGTCACAAATATTCATATAAAGAGAGGACTAGAGGGGTCTTCAGGATAATGCTCGTCCCAGAGAGGATGGCTACAGCGACCGGCTTCCATTACATCGTACTGGTCGACAACTCCGGTCCTATGAGGGGAGAAAAACTCGAGACCGCAAAGAGCGGTGCAATAGAGTTATTAAAGAGGATCCCTGAAGGGAACAAAGCCACACTTATAGTCTTCTCCTCTTACGTAGAAGTCTTAGACGAGTATAAAGACCCCGGCTCCCTGATAGACACGGTATCAAGCACAGGGACGGGGGGACTCACGTCGATGTACTCAGCGTTAATAGAAGCGATAAGGATAGCCATGAGGTACGGGCCACCAGGCTACATCGTCCTCCTCACAGACGGTATCCCGACTGACGTACCGTTTAAAGAGCCCTATGAGGACCTAGAACTACCTCCCGGGTTTAAGGTCATCGCGTTCGGTATAGGTCAAGCCTATAACGAGGGACTACTGAAAGCCTTAGCGGACAGAAGTGGCGGAGTATTGAACCACATTAGTGACTTCACAGAAGTAGGTAACGCGCTCCCCCAAGCGGCCGTCACACAAGTAGGCGCGAAAGATGTGCGGACATAG
- a CDS encoding VapB-type antitoxin gives MGYVVKVDDSGRIKLPKNLANADSVIIIDAEAFFIGIPIPKDPLTETSGIIETKLSVKELKEVAEKEAEKDALGTQNDDRE, from the coding sequence ATGGGCTACGTCGTAAAAGTCGATGATAGTGGTCGAATAAAACTCCCTAAAAACCTGGCTAATGCCGACTCAGTAATAATTATTGATGCTGAGGCTTTCTTCATTGGCATCCCCATACCCAAGGACCCCCTAACTGAAACTTCTGGCATAATCGAGACCAAACTCAGTGTTAAGGAGTTGAAAGAGGTTGCTGAAAAGGAGGCTGAAAAAGACGCACTAGGCACTCAAAATGATGATAGAGAGTGA
- a CDS encoding type II toxin-antitoxin system VapC family toxin, whose translation MMIESDTLLAHIKSNDRLKTVADTVLLRIAKGELRVIASREVFHELYYVLRNMDLSLQEILLKLGALKSIPSIEWVPTTVDTDLLAISLMHQYGITSVFDSYYAATCLLYDKDKTMISTDHIFDKVAGIKRIDPRDF comes from the coding sequence ATGATGATAGAGAGTGACACTCTCTTAGCACATATTAAGTCTAACGATAGGCTTAAAACAGTGGCAGACACAGTCCTTTTAAGGATAGCTAAAGGAGAGTTGAGAGTAATAGCTTCTAGAGAAGTATTTCATGAGCTTTATTATGTTTTAAGGAATATGGATTTATCTCTACAAGAAATACTCCTAAAACTTGGTGCGTTAAAAAGTATACCTAGCATAGAATGGGTCCCTACTACCGTAGATACGGATCTCCTCGCAATATCTTTGATGCACCAATACGGTATAACTTCAGTATTCGATTCTTATTATGCAGCAACTTGCTTATTATACGATAAGGATAAGACCATGATCTCCACAGACCACATATTCGATAAAGTAGCTGGAATCAAAAGGATAGACCCAAGGGATTTTTAA
- a CDS encoding MMPL family transporter: MSSDHYLPNGETAPQYDYPEIEGIASKHLGSFYITGDGAILYDTQRLTSQSGFAFGLIFVVLAIAVGVTLYSYRASILAVLLVSVTTLIGYLGIVMAGLLIGPVDYVVNYTLTAVLIEITTDYLVFILSRFKGELEAGKQGEEAALETASRVGKTVLISGLTVGFSLFTFSLIPGFLSWGVVLVISVLLTVTFMVTFVPSMTSWLGKKVLGNVKVRDNNPTEKSFFYKASKYSVDHKYLVIGVILILAVPSVLFFINLPTTYNVQSGLPGSLPSVQGLNYLEDKFGSNFIFPIFVITNNTGQLKDISNYLLTVKGITGGSGPFLQEDSVVNNNISDFKIGNYYYYVLYSNYSPYSTNAIDLVKQLRGNSDLIVGGLTSSIIDQQGVNSVYYSLLEVILAVVTGLIIGVSFRSIKYALISVSGVIISISWSAVLLYFISTTFLHQQLIYLIPIILFVMLMSLGSDYSTFIISTVEEESYKGSREAIPKAFSKTGKTVTALGVILAASLGVLALIPVGFLEQLGIAFILAIGIDTFVIRNFYFPAMIAILKRAKGQ; this comes from the coding sequence GTGTCCAGTGACCACTACCTACCTAACGGGGAAACGGCTCCACAATACGACTACCCTGAAATAGAGGGGATAGCTTCTAAACACTTAGGTTCTTTCTACATTACCGGAGACGGGGCGATACTCTACGATACCCAACGCCTGACATCACAGAGCGGGTTCGCCTTCGGCTTGATCTTCGTAGTGTTGGCAATAGCTGTAGGGGTTACACTATACAGTTATAGGGCTTCAATACTTGCAGTCCTCTTGGTGTCCGTGACTACGCTAATAGGTTACTTAGGGATAGTGATGGCGGGGCTCCTGATAGGCCCCGTGGACTATGTAGTGAACTACACCCTTACCGCCGTACTAATAGAGATCACCACGGACTACCTAGTGTTTATACTGAGTAGGTTTAAGGGTGAGCTGGAGGCTGGAAAACAGGGTGAAGAAGCCGCTCTGGAGACCGCCAGTAGGGTAGGTAAAACGGTGCTCATAAGCGGGCTCACAGTAGGGTTTAGCTTGTTCACGTTCTCGTTGATCCCGGGTTTCTTGTCTTGGGGAGTAGTCTTAGTCATTTCGGTCTTGCTCACTGTTACGTTTATGGTCACGTTCGTACCTTCAATGACCTCTTGGTTAGGAAAAAAGGTCTTGGGCAATGTGAAGGTCAGGGACAACAATCCCACTGAAAAGTCGTTTTTCTATAAGGCGTCTAAATACTCGGTCGACCATAAGTACCTGGTCATAGGGGTAATCCTTATCTTAGCCGTCCCGTCCGTCCTATTTTTTATAAACCTACCTACCACGTACAACGTCCAGTCCGGTCTACCCGGTAGCCTACCCAGTGTCCAAGGGCTAAACTACCTTGAGGACAAATTCGGCTCTAATTTCATTTTCCCTATATTCGTAATAACAAACAACACCGGCCAGCTAAAGGACATATCCAACTACCTCCTTACGGTGAAGGGGATTACAGGTGGGTCGGGCCCGTTCTTACAGGAAGACTCTGTCGTTAATAACAATATCTCCGACTTTAAAATCGGTAATTACTATTACTATGTACTTTATTCCAATTACTCACCTTACTCTACAAACGCCATAGACCTGGTCAAACAACTGAGGGGTAACAGCGACTTAATAGTGGGAGGGCTAACATCTAGTATAATAGACCAACAGGGGGTTAACAGCGTTTATTACTCTCTTCTAGAAGTAATACTAGCCGTCGTGACGGGGTTGATCATAGGGGTGTCGTTTAGGTCAATAAAATACGCGTTAATTTCCGTATCTGGTGTCATAATAAGTATCAGTTGGTCTGCTGTGTTGCTCTATTTCATTTCGACCACATTCCTCCACCAACAGCTAATATACCTGATCCCCATAATATTGTTCGTGATGTTAATGTCACTGGGGAGTGACTATAGCACCTTTATCATATCCACTGTGGAAGAGGAGTCTTATAAGGGCTCCAGAGAGGCCATCCCTAAAGCGTTTTCAAAGACCGGGAAGACCGTCACAGCACTGGGGGTAATTCTGGCCGCGTCCTTAGGGGTCTTAGCGTTAATACCGGTGGGGTTTTTGGAGCAGTTAGGAATAGCTTTTATACTAGCTATAGGCATAGACACTTTCGTTATCAGGAATTTCTATTTCCCAGCCATGATAGCAATACTGAAAAGGGCTAAAGGCCAATAG